A genomic segment from Bradyrhizobium sp. CB1015 encodes:
- a CDS encoding non-ribosomal peptide synthetase, producing the protein MACEPSLEAKNPQAPRVNCLHALVLDQADRTPDRVAVRARDGALTYRELASRARSLARQLRFSGVETETPVGVLLPRLRNLPVGLLAVMASGGAYVPLDPAHPDERMGFLLQDCQAPVVVTTATLAGRLAGSSARAITIDSLDTSFDGKAGAALEEHSGPDRLAYIIYTSGSTGRPKGVMIEHRNAAALLAWAHQEYSETELSRVVAATSITFDLSVFEIFAPLSCGGSIDIIDDGLAFAHWPDRIHATLLNTVPSIMREIIELDALPPKLPVVNLAGEALPRGLVEAIWRRCPQCRVYNLYGPSEDTTYSTGGIVLPTDACPTIGRPLTGRQVYVLNEQGVPVGEGDIGQIYVGGPGVARGYWRHPELTEQAFVPDIGSNAGRSMYRTGDYARVLPDGRLLFLGRKDDQIKLRGYRVHLSEIDAAVRAHSGVAEAATVAVDDERRGTFLRCAVRLRDGTCLSQVQNWVAERLPGYMAQLDWIELEVLPRLPNGKVDRTALRVGFLSGPRRGNAPPEGAVETRLARLWSDLLGLTPIFREDTFVALGGHSLLAARLSARIRESFGVDIPGSRLLRFPTLRAQAELLGSAGLDENAPIPEFNKPNGPAPCSFAQQRMWILDRLLPGSSRYNIPLAFRLSGPVNVEALSSALQCLLDRHPVLRTTYNEEAGELRQTVCFPPGDLLSRADVSQQDCSAAWSAALRLATSFVRRAFDLAREPPFRALLIEVTAHERLLVLSTHHIAVDGSVDLLIDELSHAYADALARSSRESTGTRRTYIDYAVWETGRVSVEGALAPALTYWSSRLADPPPPLNVPSDRARTGPTRGLGARYSCRLSRALFDQLYALIRARDVSLFQTLLALTWAFLSRLCDQEDLCVAAPLADRPHPALQGVVGNFVNTVILRGSLGGDPGFQAILDQARQRTIEAIEHGSFPFDKIVEAIPGSRHAEGVPFANIMVSLQQHETNLKLEGVYGEPIDLALETTRFELGFLFRLVDGGLELSVEYDSGRFERSTVCRYVGHWLTLAQAALSDPSVPLSRLPLLTSIERASILERWNDTAAGYDRTRSIHSFFEQRVRLDPGALALTAPNVTLTYGELNDHADRLARAIRAIARRPGAKIGIFCDRSPSLIVGMLAVLKAGCAYVPLDPDIPPARLCMMLQIAEVAVVVTEASLGARAAALCTANGTDIPSLIVGGEYGEMPNDMDPILPTDVSSEALAYVIFTSGTTGVPKAVAVRHRPVANLIEWVNNTHGVGPNDRLLFVTSVAFDLSVYDVFGILAAGASIRIASRTDIKDPSKLATILQCEPITFWNSAPIVLDQCVPYLRAATPGALRLVFLSGDWIPVGLPGRLRAIVPPVEVIALGGATEAVVWSNFHRVKEIRRGQNSIPYGRPIQNARYHILDRNLEPVPIGVPGDLYIGGEVLADGYFGDAELTAERFIRDPFHAQPGARLYRTGDRARYGEDGVIEFLGRLDTQAKIRGHRVEASEVEAVLAAQVGIRSALVTIEGDRSDRWLCGYVVPNSAAPGLVTALRSALRACLPEYMVPAAIVVLDEFPLTRNGKIDRVRLAASRMASEIGDDSHHPSTPVERMIAEIWCSVLKLDHVGVDDNFFDVGGNSARLIQVHQAIETRSRRRVPIVTLFQRTTIRALSEWLAIPSPTTASVSDEASQRRSAGQQKLATWRRRHVAARRSEAERG; encoded by the coding sequence ATGGCGTGTGAACCTAGCCTGGAAGCGAAAAATCCGCAGGCGCCCCGCGTCAATTGCCTGCATGCGCTGGTGCTGGATCAGGCAGATCGCACGCCCGACAGGGTCGCCGTGCGCGCCCGTGACGGCGCGCTGACGTATCGAGAACTGGCGTCCCGGGCTCGTTCGCTTGCCCGACAGCTCCGGTTCTCGGGCGTCGAGACCGAGACGCCCGTCGGAGTGCTGCTGCCACGCTTGCGCAATCTCCCGGTAGGCCTGCTCGCCGTGATGGCGTCGGGCGGCGCGTACGTCCCCCTCGATCCGGCCCATCCCGACGAGCGAATGGGATTTCTACTGCAGGACTGTCAGGCCCCCGTCGTCGTTACAACGGCAACTTTAGCCGGGCGTCTCGCCGGCAGCTCAGCACGGGCGATCACGATCGATAGTTTGGACACAAGCTTCGACGGCAAGGCTGGCGCCGCGCTCGAGGAGCATTCGGGGCCCGACCGATTGGCATACATCATCTATACCTCCGGCTCGACGGGGCGGCCTAAAGGCGTGATGATCGAGCATCGCAATGCTGCTGCGCTGCTGGCCTGGGCTCATCAGGAATATTCCGAGACGGAGCTTTCGCGCGTAGTCGCCGCGACGTCGATAACGTTCGATCTTTCGGTGTTCGAGATCTTCGCCCCGCTGAGCTGCGGCGGATCAATCGACATCATCGATGACGGCCTTGCCTTCGCGCATTGGCCAGACCGCATTCATGCGACCTTGCTCAATACAGTGCCCTCTATCATGCGCGAGATTATTGAACTCGATGCTCTGCCGCCGAAGCTTCCAGTGGTAAACTTGGCTGGCGAAGCCCTGCCGAGGGGCCTCGTTGAGGCGATTTGGCGACGGTGCCCGCAGTGCCGCGTCTATAACCTTTATGGACCATCCGAAGATACGACATACTCGACGGGCGGCATTGTCTTGCCAACAGATGCGTGCCCGACCATTGGAAGACCTCTGACTGGCAGGCAAGTCTACGTTTTGAACGAGCAGGGCGTGCCGGTCGGGGAGGGGGATATCGGCCAGATCTATGTCGGCGGCCCCGGTGTTGCGCGCGGATACTGGCGGCACCCGGAACTGACTGAGCAAGCCTTTGTCCCGGACATTGGGTCGAACGCCGGCCGCTCTATGTACCGCACCGGGGACTATGCACGCGTGCTACCGGACGGGCGCCTGCTGTTTCTCGGCCGCAAAGACGACCAAATCAAGCTGCGCGGCTACCGGGTCCACCTGAGCGAAATCGACGCTGCAGTCCGCGCCCATTCGGGAGTGGCTGAGGCCGCGACAGTTGCCGTGGACGACGAGAGGCGTGGAACCTTTTTGCGTTGCGCGGTCAGGCTTCGGGACGGCACGTGCCTCAGCCAAGTTCAGAACTGGGTCGCGGAGCGACTCCCGGGCTACATGGCTCAGCTCGACTGGATTGAGCTCGAAGTGTTGCCCAGGCTCCCGAACGGAAAAGTGGATCGGACCGCGCTGCGAGTAGGATTTCTTTCCGGGCCAAGGAGGGGCAATGCACCACCGGAGGGTGCTGTCGAAACACGACTTGCCCGTCTGTGGTCCGATCTCCTCGGCCTCACGCCGATATTCCGCGAAGACACCTTCGTCGCCCTGGGCGGTCATTCCTTGCTGGCCGCCCGACTTTCGGCACGTATCCGCGAAAGCTTCGGCGTCGACATACCCGGTTCGCGATTGCTGCGTTTTCCGACCCTGCGCGCACAGGCCGAATTGCTGGGGTCGGCAGGCCTCGACGAGAACGCGCCAATACCAGAATTTAACAAGCCGAACGGTCCAGCCCCTTGCTCATTCGCGCAGCAAAGAATGTGGATCCTGGATCGGCTCCTGCCTGGAAGCTCACGCTACAACATCCCGCTGGCATTCCGGCTTTCTGGCCCGGTCAACGTCGAGGCTCTGTCTTCGGCGCTGCAGTGCCTTCTCGACCGCCATCCGGTGCTTCGCACCACCTATAATGAAGAGGCGGGGGAACTGCGGCAAACCGTTTGCTTTCCGCCGGGCGACCTCTTGAGCCGCGCCGATGTGTCCCAACAGGATTGCAGCGCGGCGTGGAGTGCAGCGCTTCGACTTGCCACATCGTTCGTACGACGCGCCTTCGATCTCGCTCGCGAGCCGCCGTTTCGGGCTCTGTTGATCGAAGTGACGGCACACGAGCGTCTGCTTGTCTTGTCGACCCACCACATCGCAGTCGACGGATCGGTCGATCTGTTGATCGACGAACTGTCGCACGCTTACGCGGACGCGCTCGCGAGATCAAGCCGGGAGTCGACGGGCACTCGCCGGACCTACATCGATTACGCCGTCTGGGAAACAGGGCGAGTCAGTGTCGAAGGAGCGCTCGCCCCAGCCCTCACCTATTGGAGCTCGCGTTTGGCGGATCCGCCGCCGCCGCTCAATGTGCCATCGGATCGCGCGAGGACCGGGCCAACCCGTGGCCTCGGCGCTCGGTACAGCTGCCGGCTCAGCCGAGCACTGTTTGACCAGCTATACGCGCTAATTCGCGCGCGGGATGTGTCGCTGTTCCAGACGCTTCTCGCATTAACTTGGGCGTTTCTGTCGCGCCTGTGCGATCAGGAAGACCTCTGTGTCGCCGCACCGCTCGCGGACCGGCCGCATCCCGCACTCCAGGGTGTGGTCGGCAATTTCGTCAACACAGTTATCCTGCGCGGGTCGCTGGGCGGCGATCCCGGCTTCCAGGCGATTCTGGATCAGGCGCGGCAGAGAACGATTGAGGCGATCGAGCACGGCTCCTTCCCGTTTGACAAGATCGTCGAGGCTATTCCCGGCTCGCGCCACGCCGAGGGCGTGCCGTTCGCGAACATCATGGTTTCCCTGCAGCAGCATGAGACTAACCTAAAGCTCGAAGGCGTCTATGGCGAGCCGATTGATCTCGCATTGGAGACGACCCGCTTCGAGCTTGGCTTCCTGTTCCGTCTCGTCGATGGGGGCCTCGAACTTTCCGTTGAATACGATTCGGGGCGCTTCGAACGTTCCACGGTGTGCCGATATGTCGGGCATTGGCTCACGCTCGCACAGGCTGCGCTCTCCGACCCCTCAGTGCCGCTTTCGCGTCTGCCTCTTTTGACGTCGATCGAACGGGCAAGCATTTTGGAGCGCTGGAACGACACCGCGGCGGGCTACGACCGGACGCGCTCGATCCATTCTTTTTTCGAGCAGCGCGTACGTCTCGATCCCGGCGCGCTCGCGCTGACAGCTCCGAACGTCACCCTTACTTACGGCGAACTGAACGACCATGCCGATCGCCTGGCGCGCGCGATCCGGGCGATTGCCAGGAGACCCGGTGCAAAGATTGGGATCTTCTGCGATCGGAGTCCAAGTCTGATCGTCGGGATGCTCGCCGTGCTCAAAGCCGGCTGCGCCTACGTTCCTCTCGATCCGGACATCCCCCCGGCGCGGCTCTGCATGATGTTGCAGATTGCCGAGGTGGCCGTCGTCGTTACCGAAGCTTCCTTGGGAGCACGTGCCGCAGCGCTTTGCACCGCCAACGGGACCGACATTCCGAGCCTGATTGTGGGCGGCGAATACGGAGAAATGCCCAACGACATGGATCCGATTCTGCCGACCGATGTGTCGTCGGAAGCCCTTGCATATGTGATCTTCACGTCGGGAACGACTGGCGTGCCGAAAGCAGTCGCCGTGCGGCATCGACCCGTCGCCAACCTGATTGAATGGGTCAACAACACCCATGGGGTAGGCCCGAACGACCGCCTCCTGTTCGTAACCTCGGTGGCGTTTGATCTTTCCGTCTATGACGTTTTCGGGATACTCGCAGCTGGTGCATCGATCCGCATTGCCAGCCGAACCGACATCAAGGATCCAAGCAAACTTGCAACCATTCTGCAGTGTGAGCCGATCACGTTCTGGAATTCGGCGCCGATCGTCCTCGATCAATGCGTCCCGTATCTCCGCGCGGCGACACCTGGCGCGCTGCGACTCGTGTTCCTCTCCGGCGACTGGATTCCGGTCGGACTACCCGGCCGTCTACGTGCAATCGTTCCGCCCGTCGAAGTCATCGCACTTGGCGGGGCAACTGAGGCCGTCGTGTGGTCAAATTTCCATCGCGTGAAGGAGATCAGGCGCGGCCAGAACAGCATTCCCTATGGACGGCCCATCCAGAATGCCCGCTACCACATACTGGATCGCAACCTCGAACCCGTGCCCATCGGCGTGCCAGGCGATCTCTACATCGGTGGTGAGGTGCTCGCAGACGGCTATTTCGGCGATGCCGAGTTGACTGCGGAGCGGTTCATACGGGATCCGTTCCATGCCCAGCCCGGAGCACGGCTGTACCGCACCGGCGATCGGGCAAGATACGGGGAGGACGGCGTCATCGAGTTTCTCGGACGCCTCGACACTCAGGCGAAGATTCGCGGGCATCGTGTTGAAGCCAGCGAAGTCGAGGCCGTGCTCGCGGCGCAAGTTGGTATCCGCTCGGCACTGGTCACGATCGAAGGGGATCGTTCGGATCGCTGGCTGTGTGGTTATGTCGTGCCGAACAGCGCGGCCCCAGGATTGGTAACGGCTTTGCGCTCGGCGCTGCGTGCGTGCCTGCCGGAATACATGGTTCCGGCAGCGATTGTCGTGCTGGACGAGTTTCCGCTGACGCGCAATGGGAAGATCGACCGCGTGCGCCTGGCGGCCTCACGCATGGCTTCCGAGATCGGCGATGACAGTCATCATCCCTCGACACCCGTCGAAAGGATGATCGCGGAAATTTGGTGCTCCGTCCTGAAGCTCGATCACGTGGGCGTTGATGATAATTTCTTTGATGTCGGGGGCAATTCGGCGAGGCTGATTCAGGTGCACCAGGCGATCGAGACCAGGAGTCGCCGACGCGTGCCAATAGTCACGCTGTTCCAGCGCACGACGATACGTGCACTGTCGGAGTGGCTCGCCATACCGTCGCCGACGACGGCATCTGTATCCGACGAGGCGAGCCAGCGGCGTTCTGCCGGCCAGCAAAAGCTTGCGACCTGGAGACGGCGCCACGTCGCGGCTCGTCGATCCGAAGCGGAGCGTGGGTGA
- a CDS encoding DUF6817 domain-containing protein: MESQIPMVEGYRAALIRLGAHKIAHQDETLIDHLERTCRILQRMRCAEHVCVAGLFHGVYGTQALHAEQVEALPEGRRDEVRALIGEDAERLVFSFSVMSYDSLGRSLRSVLRPGGQPNLCDRRTGGAVPMTRAQFDELLQLKLGDVLAHIPARHTHSQLDMAAEYGAFWQMVAEHLGADAVETWNEIIGGVLWIRPERH; this comes from the coding sequence ATGGAATCTCAGATTCCGATGGTCGAAGGTTACAGAGCTGCACTGATAAGGCTGGGGGCTCACAAGATTGCCCACCAGGATGAGACACTGATTGACCATCTCGAGCGTACTTGTCGAATCCTGCAGAGAATGCGCTGCGCCGAGCACGTCTGCGTAGCCGGCCTGTTCCATGGGGTTTATGGCACCCAGGCGCTTCATGCCGAACAGGTCGAGGCGCTCCCCGAGGGGCGCCGTGACGAAGTTCGGGCCCTTATCGGCGAGGACGCCGAGCGACTTGTCTTCAGCTTCTCCGTGATGAGTTACGACTCACTTGGCCGAAGCCTCCGCAGCGTCTTGCGTCCCGGCGGCCAGCCTAACCTGTGCGACCGGCGAACGGGTGGAGCAGTCCCGATGACCCGCGCGCAGTTCGACGAGCTTCTTCAGCTGAAACTCGGCGATGTCCTTGCCCATATCCCTGCCCGGCACACTCATTCGCAGCTCGATATGGCTGCCGAATATGGCGCATTCTGGCAAATGGTCGCGGAGCATCTCGGGGCGGACGCGGTGGAAACCTGGAACGAGATTATCGGAGGCGTCCTTTGGATACGGCCGGAACGGCATTGA
- a CDS encoding amino acid adenylation domain-containing protein — MDTAGTALNEECWEGYRLSRQQERLWALSRSQKIGRSVAQIELDGQLDRAGLVGALGDLVERHEILRTSFRPVLGGKSPALMVIGEDVAPALSDLDISGFARDAQAQIISDYLRSERNCPAGGRELEPTRFTLYALAPNRHTLVVSAPRLCLDASSLAMFFQKLGDAYLARRRGQPAHAGEIVQYADFAQWQLESGALELADPHIQPETKRAVPPLHLPLELVGRAGEYATVPWTAPGGTLSLLSEIACRNGTTPEVALQACWQAALWLVSGRPEQVMVETNLACRPFGELAEALGCFETHVPIGIEFTAESTLDDVVAAVAMKLDLELACHHGSAADCASVGSEIEHKIGFTYSARSERIEADSLVLTLSGAQSWSESFKLHLGCEAVGRSLMLTIRYVKQGFAEAGIDAIAHALRAVIGAADAPDRHLDELALLDEGAAAQVVACWNWRRGSLAGPALWHDAFSRQAAREPEALAVVYEDRQWTYSELDRFTNRMARALRKRGAGPGCLVGLLLERSDFAIASMIAILKAGGAYLPLDPALPSHRLSVIVRQASPVLLVTDAAGTRAGCFDLPSLSVNSDRSEIENEDDAALPTSFDSRSLAYVLFTSGSSGAPKGVMIEHRHLMHYVDGLIDRLGIREPARYVAHGTLSTDLGNTTILASLCSGGVLDVFPVNISSDPQALGARLAAGRYDVLKITPSHLAALCAEHESPANLMPRRHLILGGEALSWGQLRLFRTFAGGCRIFNHYGPTETCVGVVAGDVTTDRGSGLTCDLACDLASTVPLGTPLRYARTYVLDHRGRPVPLGVTGELWIGGKTVARGYVDLPAETSCRFLSDPWGEDPDARMYRSGDLVRQLPDGRIEFLGRADRQTKVRGFRVELPEIEAVMQQHENVAASFVVEAGESGAVHLVGYVIAADGTTGPADWLRPFLKSRLPEFMIPSHLIALARFPLTAAGKIDRAMLPDPETIRNASSGLSAAPRTKTEIAVAGIFSELLLLDRVGVGDDFFEIGGHSLLATRLLSRLRAAFSVDLSLRAVFENATVEGLSAAIDSKRGHKHDL; from the coding sequence TTGGATACGGCCGGAACGGCATTGAATGAAGAGTGCTGGGAGGGCTATCGGCTCTCGCGCCAACAGGAACGGCTGTGGGCGCTCTCGCGAAGCCAGAAGATCGGCCGGAGCGTGGCCCAGATCGAACTCGACGGCCAACTCGATCGCGCCGGGCTGGTCGGCGCACTCGGCGATCTCGTCGAAAGGCACGAGATATTGCGTACATCGTTCAGACCGGTGCTCGGCGGCAAGAGTCCCGCGCTGATGGTGATAGGCGAGGACGTCGCGCCGGCGCTGAGCGACCTCGATATCAGCGGGTTCGCCCGCGACGCTCAGGCGCAGATCATTTCGGACTATCTTCGCTCCGAACGGAACTGCCCGGCAGGTGGCCGGGAGCTGGAGCCGACGCGGTTCACGCTGTATGCCCTGGCGCCAAACCGCCATACGTTGGTCGTGAGCGCGCCAAGACTGTGTCTCGATGCGTCGTCGTTGGCCATGTTCTTCCAGAAGCTCGGCGATGCGTACCTGGCCCGTCGGCGCGGGCAGCCGGCGCACGCCGGGGAGATCGTTCAATATGCTGACTTCGCGCAATGGCAGCTGGAAAGCGGGGCCCTGGAGCTCGCCGATCCGCATATCCAGCCTGAGACGAAACGCGCGGTGCCCCCGCTCCATTTACCGCTTGAGCTCGTTGGCCGCGCCGGTGAATACGCCACCGTGCCGTGGACAGCACCAGGCGGAACGCTTTCGCTGCTCTCCGAAATAGCGTGTCGGAACGGGACAACGCCCGAGGTTGCCCTGCAGGCGTGCTGGCAGGCCGCACTCTGGCTCGTGAGCGGCCGGCCCGAGCAGGTGATGGTGGAAACCAATTTGGCCTGCCGTCCGTTTGGGGAACTCGCAGAGGCGCTCGGGTGCTTCGAAACGCATGTTCCGATCGGCATAGAATTTACTGCCGAGTCCACGCTTGACGATGTCGTGGCCGCTGTTGCGATGAAACTCGATCTCGAGCTTGCGTGCCATCACGGTTCAGCCGCTGATTGCGCAAGTGTAGGCTCAGAGATCGAGCATAAGATCGGCTTCACATATTCGGCGAGATCTGAGCGAATCGAAGCGGACTCGTTGGTGCTGACGCTCTCAGGAGCGCAATCCTGGTCTGAATCCTTCAAGCTCCATCTCGGTTGCGAAGCCGTTGGTCGAAGCCTGATGCTCACGATACGGTACGTGAAACAAGGTTTTGCTGAAGCAGGCATCGATGCGATCGCCCATGCCTTGCGCGCGGTGATCGGCGCCGCGGACGCTCCGGACCGCCACCTCGACGAACTGGCGCTGCTGGATGAAGGTGCAGCTGCTCAGGTGGTGGCGTGCTGGAATTGGCGGCGTGGGTCCCTTGCCGGACCGGCCCTATGGCATGATGCCTTTTCGAGGCAAGCGGCGCGCGAACCCGAGGCCCTGGCCGTCGTCTATGAGGACAGGCAATGGACCTACTCGGAGCTTGATCGATTTACTAATCGGATGGCCCGTGCGTTGCGCAAACGGGGCGCCGGGCCGGGTTGCCTTGTTGGTCTTTTGCTGGAGCGGTCGGATTTTGCAATCGCCAGCATGATTGCAATTCTCAAGGCAGGTGGCGCTTATTTGCCGCTGGACCCCGCACTGCCCTCGCATCGGCTCTCAGTCATCGTCCGGCAGGCCTCACCCGTGCTGCTCGTCACCGATGCAGCCGGCACGCGGGCCGGATGCTTCGATTTGCCGTCGCTGAGCGTCAATTCCGATCGCAGCGAGATCGAGAACGAGGACGACGCTGCGCTCCCCACGAGCTTCGATTCCCGGAGCCTTGCCTACGTGCTGTTCACCTCCGGATCGTCCGGTGCGCCGAAGGGCGTCATGATCGAGCACCGGCATTTGATGCATTATGTGGACGGTCTCATCGATCGCCTCGGGATACGCGAACCGGCGCGATATGTCGCGCACGGCACGCTGTCTACCGATCTCGGAAATACCACGATACTTGCCTCGCTCTGTTCGGGTGGAGTGCTCGATGTCTTTCCGGTCAACATCTCTTCGGACCCCCAAGCACTTGGAGCGCGGCTCGCTGCCGGTCGCTACGACGTCCTCAAGATCACACCGTCCCACTTGGCTGCCCTTTGCGCCGAACACGAATCGCCTGCAAACCTGATGCCTCGGCGTCATCTGATACTTGGCGGTGAGGCTTTGAGTTGGGGCCAGCTACGGCTGTTTCGTACTTTCGCGGGTGGATGTCGGATTTTCAATCATTACGGGCCCACCGAGACCTGCGTCGGCGTCGTTGCCGGCGACGTCACGACTGACCGCGGCTCCGGCTTGACCTGCGACTTGGCTTGCGATCTGGCGTCGACCGTGCCGCTCGGTACCCCCTTGAGGTATGCGCGCACCTACGTTCTCGATCACCGAGGCCGACCCGTGCCACTTGGCGTGACAGGCGAGCTGTGGATCGGAGGCAAGACCGTCGCGCGTGGCTATGTCGATCTGCCAGCAGAGACTTCTTGCCGCTTCTTGTCTGATCCGTGGGGCGAAGACCCGGACGCTCGTATGTATCGCTCCGGAGACCTCGTCAGGCAACTTCCGGACGGGAGAATTGAGTTTCTTGGACGGGCCGACCGCCAGACCAAGGTGCGCGGATTCCGCGTAGAACTGCCCGAGATCGAAGCTGTCATGCAGCAGCATGAAAACGTCGCTGCCAGCTTCGTCGTCGAAGCAGGCGAATCCGGTGCCGTGCATCTTGTAGGCTACGTCATCGCCGCGGACGGTACCACGGGGCCAGCCGATTGGTTACGGCCATTCCTGAAGAGTCGTCTTCCGGAATTTATGATTCCGAGCCATTTGATTGCACTTGCACGCTTTCCCCTGACTGCTGCCGGCAAGATCGACAGGGCCATGCTTCCCGACCCGGAGACAATCCGAAATGCGAGTTCAGGCCTATCCGCCGCGCCGCGAACTAAAACAGAAATTGCGGTAGCAGGAATATTCTCCGAATTGCTTTTATTAGATCGGGTAGGAGTAGGGGACGATTTCTTCGAAATCGGCGGGCACTCACTGTTGGCGACCCGACTGCTCTCGCGGCTTCGGGCCGCGTTCTCGGTCGATCTCAGCCTGAGAGCCGTATTCGAAAATGCGACCGTAGAGGGACTGAGTGCCGCAATCGACTCAAAGAGGGGGCACAAACATGACTTATAA
- a CDS encoding TauD/TfdA family dioxygenase produces the protein MTYNGGRPSASALIASRRKPLRISTERLVAIEPLAGSDTCFALMRPRLPSLSVAEWTIANRESLERELQIRGALLLRGFDNTDAAGFEAFVRASSGPLLEYDNRSTPRSRVAGRVFTSTEYPADQVIPQHNEMSYADVWPRRIYFNCVIPAETGGQTPLANGARVLARIPADVRGRFERHGVLYVRNYGQRFDLPWQEAFQTDNAAVVEEYCREHRIEFEWLPEQRLRTRQVSQATAVHSETGQAVWFNQAHLFHVSALHDEIRIELERQFAPEDLPRNAYYGDGSSIDVETLAIIRAAYAAEELVFTWEVGDILIVDNLLMSHGRRSYSGPRRILVAMT, from the coding sequence ATGACTTATAACGGCGGACGGCCGTCGGCATCGGCTCTTATCGCATCGCGGCGCAAACCCCTCCGGATTTCGACCGAACGGTTGGTTGCCATCGAACCGCTCGCCGGGTCGGACACATGCTTCGCGCTCATGCGTCCGCGCCTTCCTTCACTCTCCGTTGCCGAGTGGACCATTGCCAATCGGGAGAGCCTAGAGCGGGAGCTGCAAATTCGTGGCGCCCTGCTGCTACGCGGGTTCGACAACACCGATGCGGCGGGATTCGAGGCATTTGTTCGCGCGAGTTCGGGTCCTCTACTCGAATATGACAACCGCTCGACACCCCGTTCGCGCGTAGCTGGGCGCGTATTTACTTCGACTGAGTATCCCGCTGATCAGGTGATCCCTCAGCACAATGAGATGTCATATGCAGATGTTTGGCCGCGCCGCATCTATTTCAACTGCGTAATTCCGGCCGAAACTGGCGGTCAGACGCCGCTCGCCAACGGCGCCCGCGTGCTGGCAAGGATACCTGCTGATGTGCGGGGTCGCTTCGAACGGCATGGTGTCCTGTATGTGCGCAATTATGGACAGCGCTTCGACTTGCCCTGGCAGGAGGCGTTTCAGACCGATAACGCGGCAGTTGTCGAGGAATATTGCCGCGAACACCGCATCGAATTCGAATGGCTGCCGGAACAGCGGCTGCGTACTAGGCAGGTGAGTCAGGCTACTGCTGTTCATTCCGAAACTGGACAAGCCGTTTGGTTCAATCAGGCCCACCTGTTCCATGTTAGTGCGCTGCACGACGAGATTCGCATTGAGCTCGAACGCCAATTCGCTCCGGAAGATTTACCCCGCAATGCGTACTACGGGGATGGATCGTCCATCGACGTGGAGACTCTCGCGATCATCCGCGCGGCGTATGCGGCTGAGGAATTGGTGTTTACCTGGGAAGTCGGCGACATCCTGATTGTCGACAACCTCTTGATGTCGCATGGACGCCGATCGTATTCCGGACCACGCCGGATCCTCGTGGCGATGACATGA